The Dioscorea cayenensis subsp. rotundata cultivar TDr96_F1 chromosome 19, TDr96_F1_v2_PseudoChromosome.rev07_lg8_w22 25.fasta, whole genome shotgun sequence genome includes a window with the following:
- the LOC120283635 gene encoding protein WEAK CHLOROPLAST MOVEMENT UNDER BLUE LIGHT 1-like: MHFSDNEELRKDEEQGFLMNNLTNSNTQMEIEELTNMETHPKIEVYHKTVEELSAQLKIAEAEREKYVEKSRKTQAIIAKLEAENVMITSQLAESDETLDKFIHVVDDLKAAKEELLCRLAELVVAEESKIAALREAELMGKALNEEKEKNKGLLARIIELKEALRVSNRAVIDAEEKKAAFFAGIESELLIATEAALKSQEQIEDMRKQLEMRKGLENDLFEKTIRIDYLQLELKREKNQNISVRKAASDAINELKKLISDMQIMEKTNSEKQACIESLQGDVKRLEEELQSTREEAKELNLKIKKLNTDIQKMEDEMSVGSLGLEVEIATLKSELHKGRSQIAAAEAAEARARSSLTGMYLAVQQLAIEAEKAKNELRIARLEADSTEVVNKQATEDETERKDITADSSELCPGITISVEEYDSLIRKAEKADVMTQTSPNDKPQAVELVETSDVDPEKKELDAANELISELKLSLEVATKRAEVAEEAKALVENYLRKLKGKHQRKKSTSEAPEKQEISIADDKPTLPTSKPRRPSGFPAHVRRSTSLTDSKKNENYVPLGKVLNIEFKI; this comes from the exons ATGCATTTTAGTGATAATGAG GAATTGAGGAAAGATGAAGAGCAAGGCTTCTTAATGAATAACTTGACAAACTCGAACACGCAGATGGAAATCGAAGAACTCACCAACATGGAAACCCACCCTAAGATTGAAGTCTACCACAAAACTGTTGAAGAATTGTCGGCTCAACTAAAGATTGCAGAAGCTGAAAGAGAGAAATACGTAGAAAAAAGCAGGAAAACCCAAGCCATCATTGCTAAACTTGAAGCTGAAAATGTGATGATTACCAGTCAATTAGCTGAGTCTGATGAGACACTTGACAAATTTATCCATGTCGTGGATGATTTGAAGGCAGCAAAAGAGGAGCTGCTTTGTAGACTGGCAGAACTTGTCGTTGCTGAGGAATCAAAGATTGCTGCTCTGAGAGAAGCTGAGTTGATGGGCAAAGCATTGAATGAGGAGAAGGAAAAGAACAAGGGGCTTCTTGCACGCATAATAGAGCTGAAGGAAGCTCTTCGTGTATCCAATCGGGCAGTCATTGATGCAGAGGAAAAGAAGGCCGCGTTCTTTGCTGGGATTGAGTCTGAGTTGCTGATTGCCACAGAAGCAGCTCTGAAGTCACAGGAGCAAATTGAAGACATGAGAAAACAGTTGGAGATGAGAAAAGGTTTGGAGAATGATCTCTTTGAGAAAACAATCCGAATTGATTATTTACAGTTAGAACTCAAGAGggagaaaaatcaaaacatttctGTCAGAAAGGCTGCCTCTGATGCCATTAACGAGTTAAAGAAGCTTATATCAGACATGCAGATCATGGAGAAGACAAACTCCGAAAAACAAGCATGCATAGAGTCCTTACAAGGTGATGTGAAGAGACTGGAGGAAGAACTTCAATCCACAAGAGAAGAAGCGAAAGAATTAAATCTAAAAATCAAAAAGCTTAATACTGATATTCAgaaaatggaagatgaaatGTCCGTTGGCTCGTTAGGATTGGAAGTTGAGATTGCAACTCTCAAGTCTGAACTTCATAAGGGCCGGTCTCAGATTGCCGCCGCAGAGGCAGCTGAAGCGAGAGCCCGTAGTTCCCTCACTGGGATGTATCTTGCTGTGCAACAATTAGCAATAGAAGCCGAAAAAGCCAAGAACGAGCTAAGAATTGCAAGACTTGAAGCAGACAGCACTGAAGTTGTGAACAAGCAGGCAACTGAAGATGAAACTGAGAGGAAAGACATCACTGCTGACTCATCTGAGTTATGCCCTGGCATCACAATCTCAGTAGAAGAATACGATTCCTTAATCCGAAAAGCTGAAAAAGCAGATGTAATGACACAAACAAGTCCGAACGACAAACCACAAGCTGTTGAATTAGTGGAAACATCTGATGTTGATCCTGAAAAGAAAGAGCTGGATGCTGCGAATGAGTTGATTAGTGAATTAAAGTTGAGTTTAGAGGTGGCCACAAAAAGAGCAGAGGTAGCCGAAGAAGCGAAAGCACTAGTTGAAAACTATCTAAGGAAGCTAAAAGGCAAGCATCAACGGAAAAAATCCACATCAGAAGCTCCCGAGAAACAAGAGATCAGCATTGCAGATGACAAGCCAACCCTGCCAACAAGCAAGCCTCGCCGCCCCAGTGGGTTTCCTGCTCATGTAAGAAGAAGTACATCACTGACCGATTCGAAGAAAAACGAGAATTATGTCCCCCTTGGCAAAGTTCTCAATATCGAATTTAAAATCTAG
- the LOC120249458 gene encoding methionine--tRNA ligase, chloroplastic/mitochondrial, whose product MAAARAVLASSHAGLRALAPLPSSCSVRSLFLRGCGFSRSLSSYARCCAEGPVKPVEAAVVEDRFVVTTPLYYVNAPPHMGSAYTTIAADSIARFQRLLGKRVIFVTGTDEHGEKIAAAAATCGHSPNEHCNTISHSYQLLWKDLEISYDKFIRTTDPSHEAVVKEFYSKVLNNGDIYRADYEGLYCVNCEEYKDEKELLENNCCPMHLKPCIKRKEDNFFFALSKYQKSLEDMLACNPDFVKPSYRLNEVQGWIKNGLRDFSISRSSVEWGIPVPNDTKQTIYVWFDALLGYISALLEEGEQLTLEKAIHSGWPASLHLIGKDILRFHAVYWPAMLMSAGLTLPKMVFGHGFLTKDGMKMGKSLGNTIEPNDLVNRFGPDAVRYFFLREVEFGNDGDYSEDRFISIVNAHLANTIGNLLNRTLGLLKKNCQSTLAVDSTTAAEGNPLKDTIEKLVEKARIHYESLLISSACESVLEIGNAGNLYIDERAPWSLFKQGGISSEMAAKDLVVILEAMRIIAIALSPVAPSLCLRIYKQLGFSEDEFKAVTWNDTKWGGLRAGQIMAEPKPVFAKIENRTEDKDEVTPKVVKNKKKSPQNQGLVEA is encoded by the exons ATGGCCGCCGCCCGCGCCGTGCTCGCATCCTCGCATGCCGGGCTGCGTGCGCTCGCGCCCTTGCCTTCGAGTTGCTCTGTGCGGTCCTTGTTCCTCCGTGGGTGTGGGTTCTCTCGCTCGCTATCGTCCTACGCTCGCTGCTGCGCTGAGGGGCCCGTGAAGCCGGTGGAAGCAGCGGTGGTGGAGGATCGCTTCGTGGTGACAACCCCGCTTTACTACGTCAATGCGCCACCTCACATGGGCAGTGCGTATACGACGATTGCGGCTGATTCTATCGCTCGCTTCCAG AGATTGCTGGGGAAGAGAGTTATATTTGTCACAGGTACAGATGAACATGGGGAGAAAATTGCTGCAGCTGCAGCGACTTGTGGGCATAGCCCCAATGAGCACTGTAACACTATCTCTCATTCGTACCAGTTGCTTTGGAAAGAT TTGGAGATATCATATGACAAGTTCATTCGCACCACCGATCCTAGTCATGAAGCTGTTGTGAAGGAGTTCTATTCTAAAGTGCTTAACAATGGTGACATATATCGTGCTGACTATGAGGGACTGTATTGTGTGAACTGTGAGGAGTACAAG GATGAGAAAGAATTGCTTGAAAACAATTGCTGTCCCATGCACCTAAAACCATGCATCAAAAGGAAGGAGGATAactttttctttgctttatcAAAATATCAGAAAAGCCTGGAAGACATGTTAGCATGCAATCCAGATTTTGTGAAGCCATCATATCGATTGAATGAG GTGCAAGGCTGGATAAAGAATGGCCTAAGAGATTTCTCTATATCTCGTTCATCCGTGGAATGGGGTATACCTGTGCCAAACGACACCAAGCAGACTATTTATGTCTGGTTTGATGCTTTATTAGG ATACATTTCAGCATTATTAGAAGAGGGGGAACAACTAACTCTAGAGAAAGCTATTCATTCTGGCTGGCCTGCTTCATTGCACTTAATAGGCAAG GATATATTGAGGTTCCATGCAGTTTATTGGCCCGCAATGTTAATGTCAGCTGGACTAACTCTTCCAAAAATGGTATTTGGCCATGGTTTTCTGACAAAG GATGGAATGAAGATGGGGAAATCATTGGGAAATACAATTGAACCAAATGACTTGGTGAACAGATTTGGACCTGATGCTGTTAGGTATTTTTTCTTAAGGGAAGTAGAGTTTGGGAATGACGGGGACTATTCAGAGGATCGCTTTATCAGCATAGTTAATGCACACTTAGCAAATACAATTG GGAACCTTCTCAACCGAACACTTGGACTTCTGAAAAAGAACTGTCAGTCTACTTTGGCTGTTGACTCCACAACTGCGGCAGAAGGGAACCCATTAAAAGATACGATAGAGAAATTG GTTGAGAAAGCGAGGATCCATTATGAGAGCCTTTTGATATCTTCAGCTTGTGAATCAGTGCTCGAAATTGGCAATGCTGGTAATCTATATATTGATGAGAGAGCTCCGTGGTCTCTTTTCAAGCAAGGTGGTATTAGTTCCGAAATGGCTgccaag gATCTTGTGGTTATACTTGAAGCAATGAGAATTATAGCCATTGCATTATCTCCAGTTGCTCCAAGCCTTTGTCTGAGAATATATAAACAACTTGGGTTTTCCGAGGATGAATTCAAAGCAGTCACTTGG aatGATACCAAATGGGGAGGTTTAAGAGCAGGTCAGATCATGGCAGAGCCGAAGCCGGTTTTTGCAAAGATTGAAAACAGAACTGAAGACAAAGATGAAGTTACACCTAAAGtggtgaaaaataagaaaaagagtcCTCAAAATCAAGGGCTTGTTGAGGCTTAG
- the LOC120283637 gene encoding UPF0301 protein Plut_0637, with protein sequence MDASCFLTSKSFTNGRALVPSFKAGYASLCRKRCYRHYSQLVSCKIQPSSQDDNYEPSSVEPDWRSFRARLVAGEQASRIAMPPTSTPALDANEDQNSTPFSIGDKWAHPLHEPEKGCLLIATEKLNGVHIFERTVILLLSTGPIGPSGIILNRPSLMSIKETHSRDRDIAGTFSDRPLFFGGPLEESLFLVGPQVKEEGVEKSGVFMEVMKGLYYGTKESVGCAAEMVKRNAVKVNDFKFFDGYCGWAKEQLREEIRAGYWTVVACSPSVFELSSVGLWEQILSLVGQRKVW encoded by the exons ATGGATGCATCATGCTTCCTCACCTCCAAATCCTTCACTAATGGCAGAGCTTTGGTCCCTTCTTTCAAGGCCGGATATGCTTCTTTGTGTCGGAAGAGATGCTACCGTCATTATTCACAGTTAGTAT CTTGCAAAATCCAACCTTCATCACAAGATGATAACTATGAACCATCATCCGTTGAGCCTGATTGGCGATCCTTCCGAGCAAGGCTAGTTGCCGGAGAACAAGCATCAAGAATAGCAATGCCGCCAACAAGTACACCCGCTCTTGATGCTAATGAAGATCAAAACTCTACACCTTTCAGCATTGGAGATAAATGGGCACACCCGCTACATGAACCGGAAAAAGGCTGCCTACTAATTGCCACCGAAAAACTCAACGGAGTCCACATATTCGAACGCACTGTCATACTACTACTCTCCACAGGACCAATAGGACCGTCCGGGATCATACTAAACCGGCCATCGCTTATGTCTATCAAGGAAACACACTCTAGAGACCGAGACATCGCAGGGACATTTTCCGACCGGCCATTGTTCTTCGGAGGGCCATTAGAGGAGAGTCTATTCTTAGTAGGACCTCAAGTGAAGGAAGAAGGTGTAGAAAAGAGTGGTGTGTTTATGGAAGTGATGAAAGGGTTGTATTATGGTACAAAAGAGAGTGTAGGTTGTGCTGCAGAGATGGTGAAGAGAAATGCAGTTAAAGTTAATGATTTCAAGTTCTTTGATGGATATTGTGGTTGGGCAAAGGAACAATTGAGAGAAGAGATAAGAGCAGGGTATTGGACTGTTGTTGCATGTAGTCCTAGTGTTTTTGAGCTTAGTAGTGTTGGTCTTTGGGAGCAAATTCTTAGCCTTGTTGGACAGAGGAAGGTGTGGTAG
- the LOC120283636 gene encoding LOW QUALITY PROTEIN: pentatricopeptide repeat-containing protein At3g29230-like (The sequence of the model RefSeq protein was modified relative to this genomic sequence to represent the inferred CDS: deleted 2 bases in 2 codons), translating into MAGSASLLSQRHHFEHSLSEHRHNPHHLKQLHSQILKFNLYDDPFVAPKLISSYSNCHLLPLAVNVFNQVRHPNALLFNTMIREYGNHSQHSDAVLAFLKMQKDGVFPDNFTFTFLLKACSGHCAMSFVRMMHAQIVKLGFLSDIFVPNSLIDSYSKVGRCGLVFAKRVFDEMPERDVVSWNSMIAGLVRAGELMEATEVFDQMQNRDIVSWNSMLDGYVKTGDMDKAFALFERMPERNVVSWCSLVSGYCENGDMDMARMLFDRMPSKNLVSWTVMISGYAEKGLAGEAYCLFRQMKEAGLEADEAAIVSILAACTESGLIGFGKKVHAYVEGTELKFVIRVCNALVDMYAKCGNLDRAWGVFEGMAERNLVSWNSMIQGLVVNGLNEQALNLYASMKSEDFTPDGVTFIGVLCACTHIGLIEEGWRFFESMESDYNITPQIEHYGCMIDLLGQGGLLEDAVDLLKSMPFESNAIMWGTLLCACRKHNNVELAEEVVEQLIQFEPSKAGNYAILSNIYASASRWVGLNKTRLKILATENEFMKSDRYHSHSERVLRIVHRLDQHLKQAAHVP; encoded by the exons ATGGCGGGAAGTGCTTCTCTTCTCTCACAGCGCCACCATTTCGAGCACTCTCTCTCAGAGCACCGCCATAATCCCCACCATCTCAAGCAACTCCATTCACAaatcctcaagttcaatctctATGATGATCCATTTGTTGCCCCAAAGCTCATCTCTTCCTACTCCAATTGCCACCTTCTCCCCCTCGCCGTCAATGTCTTCAACCAAGTCCGACATCCAAACGCTCTTCTTTTCAATACCATGATCAGAGAATATGGTAATCATTCACAGCATTCCGATGCAGTGTTGGCTTTTCTTAAGATGCAGAAAGATGGTGTCTTTCCTGATAATTTCACCTTCACATTCCTCCTTAAGGCGTGTTCAGGTCATTGTGCGATGTCTTTTGTGAGGATGATGCATGCTCAGATTGTTAAATTGGGGTTTTTGAGTGATATCTTTGTGCCGAACTCTTTGATTGATTCGTATTCAAAGGTTGGGAGATGTGGGTTGGTGTTTGCCAAGagggtgtttgatgaaatgcctgagAGAGATGTTGTTTCATGGAATTCGATGATTGCTGGTCTTGTCAGGGCTGGTGAATTGATGGAGGCTACAGAAGTCTTCGACCAGATG CAAAATAGGGATATTGTGAGTTGGAATTCAATGCTTGATGGGTATGTGAAGACGGGTGACATGGACAAGGCGTTTGCTTTGTTTGAGAGAATGCCGGAGAGGAATGTTGTCTCTTGGTGCAGCTTGGTGTCGGGGTATTGCGAAAATGGTGATATGGACATGGCGAGGATGTTGTTTGATAGGATGCCGAGCAAAAACTTGGTCTCGTGGACAGTTATGATATCAGGATATGCAGAGAAAGGGCTAGCCGGTGAGGCTTACTGCTTGTTTAGGCAGATGAAGGAAGCTGGTTTGGAAGCAGATGAG GCGGCAATTGTGAGCATTTTGGCAGCTTGCACTGAGTCAGGCTTGATTGGTTTCGGAAAGAAGGTTCACGCCTATGTTGAAGGGACTGAGTTGAAGTTCGTCATTCGAGTATGTAATGCGCTGGTTGATATGTATGCAAAGTGTGGCAATCTTGACAGAGCATGGGGAGTGTTTGAGGGAATGGCAGAGCGGAACTTGGTGTCATGGAATTCTATGATACAAGGTCTGGTGGTGAATGGCCTCAATGAACAAGCTTTGAACCTCTATGCAAGCATGAAGAGTGAAGATTTTACTCCTGATGGAGTGACTTTTATAGGTGTTCTATGTGCTTGCACTCACATTGGGCTTATAGAAGAGGGATGGAGATTCTTTGAAAGTATGGAGAGTGACTATAACATCACTCCTCAAATTGAGCACTATGGCTGTATGATTGACCTTCTGGGCCAAGGAGGGTTGCTAGAAGATGCTGTTGATCTTCTCAAAAGCATGCCTTTTGAGTCCAATGCCATTATGTGGGGTACATTGCTCTGTGCATGCAGGAAACATAACAATGTAGAGCTTGCGGAGGAGGTAGTTGAGCAACTGATTCAATTTGAACCCTCCAAAGCTGGAAATTATGCAATATTGTCGAATATCTATGCCTCTGCGAGCCGTTGGGTTGGTTTGAATAAGACCCGACTCAAAATACTGGCCACTGAAAATGAGTTCATGAAATCGGACAGATATCATTCACATTCAGAAAGAGTTTTGAGAATTGTACATCGGTTGGACCAGCATCTTAAGCAAGCCGCACATGTACCATAG
- the LOC120249570 gene encoding uncharacterized protein LOC120249570: MGTKVHCESYLPGYYTMRDPNEGVSSGWFPFYDRNLNGHLHGGLLPEPVKGHLNHDMEIVKRTILEHDSVFKKQVYELHRLYRIQKDLMKELKMKELTNGSVPIDASRSTLYPSQMPAEVTKHVAQMYHLREVSNHYEGVAPMDNDNMRIPLNFLKENGAQTSPASSIPKANRVSVKDGESSGSKIARYPKRMIDLELPADVYIDCEDTENVEIGNIGSSTSVVNSHNKGSDLFPENDVKLTLSVGKDPSAIGVCLQPYSQNSLFTQRLSDGNERFKGSCAKEAPNLASSDFFDTKSYNEKIQEHQNSTRSRTNFLGHERGFFKDKHGNEGTRLNFFHANEEVKRELPLFNSEAGQSRSTGSYFSPSLCSERDLISPSKPKKLYENNQSDQCRREKWLGEKPTYFPECSERGPQFTNSSYSRSTPQTVHPFSVPPTDYLISSSQLVPSSRKPSNGITHVPIAVQALPCFTGSSATGMHNRNSKSRTQNGKTQDIYSNGFHNGSQSDSISASHLFPTSFTLGKPNLKTGDDLTYGNSEFHGPRKLYNGLGSKDMKSSNANQQDKTISGIEWRHDESSGVISWLGAKPPSMRSVDGKHAEFYTYASSSGGMVAPKFEWGQERERSHMSTFLDSVSAVGVKERRFQINEVSDDPSSKRILGFSVTDQIQANLSNPVLNSREKLSLSVNSKHKQIDGCTEDRNSKKRAYMSDLFSGTGAAGHISKVPPESTIVVSFPAKTTTGIDLEAPNNHLEDDGTPSGHLGIPVEIPYSKTNGSLEKDLFNDPIIRNAAENIIFLLSDTCGYMKDASSCQLSPGSCHSLDWFAEVVSSIAENAGSRCHEDDELDSFESMTLKLEEVKVEEYTQWCKPMEQPDNPKDGEANAASLLFTRPRRGHARRRRQKDFQKDILPGLVSLSRHEVIEDLQTIGAMMRAAGMPWPMGLSRRGTGQGRGRRRTRNVAVTVVENPPVSPPPVQPSSTEVEANGTCMVGWGRRTTRQCRRQRYPSGNVAVLLT; this comes from the exons ATGGGGACCAAAGTGCATTGTGAAAGCTACCTTCCAGGATATTACACCATGAGGGATCCTAATGAGGGTGTAAGTAGTGGGTGGTTTCCGTTTTATGATCGAAATTTAAATGGGCACCTCCATGGTGGTCTCTTGCCAGAGCCTGTGAAGGGCCATTTGAACCATGATATGGAGATTGTTAAAAGGACAATTCTTGAACATGATTCCGTGTTCAAAAAACAG GTATATGAGCTTCACCGTCTTTATAGGATACAAAAGGACCTGATGAAGGaactaaaaatgaaagaattaaCCAATGGTTCGGTACCGATTGATGCATCCCGGTCAACTTTATATCCATCTCAAATGCCAGCAGAAGTTACAAAACATGTGGCGCAGATGTACCATTTGCGTGAAGTAAGCAACCATTATGAGGGGGTGGCGCCCATGGATAATGACAATATGAGGATCCCTTTGAACTTTTTGAAGGAGAATGGTGCGCAGACAAGTCCAGCATCTTCAATTCCAAAGGCAAATCGAGTTTCAGTGAAGGATGGTGAATCATCAGGTTCAAAGATTGCAAGATATCCAAAGAGAATGATTGATCTGGAACTTCCTGCTGATGTATATATTGACTGTGAAGATACTGAAAATGTTGAAATAGGAAATATAGGATCATCGACTAGTGTTGTAAATTCTCATAACAAAGGCAGTGACCTTTTCCCTGAAAACGATGTGAAGCTGACTCTCAGTGTTGGTAAGGATCCTAGTGCTATTGGAGTTTGCTTGCAACCATATTCACAAAATTCTCTATTCACTCAAAGATTATCTGACGGGAATGAACGATTCAAAGGTTCATGTGCTAAGGAAGCACCTAATCTGGCTTCGAGTGATTTCTTTGACACAAAAAGTTACAATGAAAAGATTCAGGAGCATCAGAATTCAACAAGATCACGCACAAATTTCCTTGGCCATGAGAGAGGTTTCTTCAAAGACAAGCATGGAAATGAAGGAACAAGATTGAACTTCTTCCATGCTAATGAGGAAGTTAAAAGGGAATTGCCACTCTTTAACAGTGAAGCGG GGCAAAGTAGAAGCACTGGTAGTTATTTTAGTCCAAGCCTCTGCAGTGAGAGAGATCTCATATCACCATCGAAGCCTAAGAAGTtgtatgaaaataatcaaagtgATCAATGTAGAAGAGAAAAGTGGCTTGGAGAAAAACCGACTTATTTTCCTGAATGCTCTGAAAGAGGCCCTCAATTCACAAATTCAAGCTATTCGAGATCGACCCCTCAAACAGTGCATCCATTTTCAGTTCCTCCAACAGATTATCTAATTTCTTCATCTCAACTAGTTCCAAGCTCCAGAAAACCATCAAATGGTATAACCCACGTCCCCATTGCAGTTCAAGCTCTTCCTTGTTTTACAGGTTCTTCAGCAACCGGTATGCATAATAGGAATTCCAAATCGAGGACTCAGAATGGAAAGACTCAGGACATTTACTCAAATGGTTTCCATAATGGTTCTCAGTCAGATTCTATTTCTGCTTCACATCTTTTTCCCACATCATTCACTTTGGGCAAGCCAAACCTCAAAACTGGTGATGATTTAACTTATGGAAATTCTGAATTTCATGGACCCCGAAAGCTGTATAACGGCTTGGGATCGAAAGACATGAAATCTTCAAATGCAAACCAACAAGATAAAACAATTAGTGGCATTGAGTGGAGGCATGACGAATCCTCAGGTGTTATATCTTGGCTTGGAGCAAAACCACCGTCTATGAGGTCAGTTGACGGAAAACATGCAGAGTTTTATACGTATGCATCTTCTTCTGGAGGTATGGTTGCTCCAAAATTTGAATGGGGACAAGAGAGGGAAAGATCTCATATGTCTACTTTCCTGGACTCGGTTTCAGCTGTGGGGGTCAAGGAAAGAAGATTTCAGATAAATGAAGTGTCTGATGATCCGAGCAGTAAAAGGATACTCGGGTTTTCAGTTACCGATCAAATTCAAGCAAATCTATCGAATCCAGTCCTTAATTCACGTGAAAAACTGTCTTTATCTGTTAACAGTAAGCACAAGCAAATAGATGGCTGTACTGAAGATCGCAATTCTAAAAAGCGAGCATATATGAGTGATTTGTTCTCCGGAACTGGTGCTGCCGGACACATCAGCAAAGTTCCACCTGAAAGCACTATTGTGGTATCTTTTCCTGCAAAAACTACTACTGGTATTGATCTGGAAGCACCGAACAATCATCTGGAAGACGATGGCACTCCTTCGGGACATTTGGGAATACCAGTTGAAATCCCATATTCAAAAACAAATGGTTCACTGGAAAAGGACTTGTTTAATGATCCTATTATTAGAAATGCTGCAGAGAATATCATCTTTCTGTTGTCTGATACATGCGGCTATATGAAGGATGCATCTTCATGCCAATTGTCACCAGGTTCATGCCATTCCTTGGATTGGTTTGCCGAGGTGGTTTCATCCATTGCGGAGAATGCAGGATCAAGATGTCATGAAGACGATGAGTTGGATTCGTTCGAGTCCATGACCCTAAAGCTTGAAGAGGTGAAGGTGGAAGAGTACACCCAGTGGTGTAAACCAATGGAACAACCAGATAATCCTAAAGACGGGGAAGCAAATGCTGCTTCACTACTATTCACCAGGCCTCGGAGAGGCCATGCGAGGAGGCGACGGCAAAAAGACTTTCAGAAAGACATACTTCCTGGCCTTGTATCATTGTCAAGGCATGAAGTGATTGAGGATCTTCAAACTATTGGGGCAATGATGAGAGCTGCAGGCATGCCATGGCCAATGGGTTTGTCAAGGCGTGGCACCGGCCAAGGGAGGGGAAGACGACGAACAAGAAATGTGGCAGTCACTGTGGTGGAGAATCCTCCTGTTAGCCCGCCACCGGTACAACCTTCGAGTACAGAAGTTGAAGCAAATGGTACGTGCATGGTCGGGTGGGGGAGAAGAACAACACGACAATGCCGGAGGCAAAGGTATCCGTCGGGTAATGTTGCCGTCCTTTTAACTTAA